In Serratia sp. FDAARGOS_506, a genomic segment contains:
- a CDS encoding helix-turn-helix transcriptional regulator codes for MDIEAMRKAAAQAGAMLRTLGNEDRLLLLCRLSQGEMAVSELAQALDIRQPTLSQQLAVLREEGLVVTRRSGKQVYYAVADAKALVLLTTLYQLYCPQPENRDDH; via the coding sequence ATGGATATAGAGGCGATGCGTAAGGCGGCGGCGCAGGCTGGTGCAATGCTGCGCACCTTGGGCAACGAAGATCGGCTGTTGCTGCTGTGTCGGCTCAGCCAGGGTGAGATGGCGGTGAGCGAACTGGCGCAGGCGCTGGATATCCGTCAACCGACGCTATCCCAACAGCTTGCCGTACTGCGAGAGGAGGGGCTGGTCGTCACTCGACGGTCCGGTAAACAGGTTTACTATGCGGTGGCCGATGCCAAAGCGTTGGTGCTGCTCACAACCCTGTATCAACTGTATTGCCCACAGCCGGAGAACCGCGATGACCATTGA
- a CDS encoding YeeE/YedE family protein: MTIDWQHFTPYSALAGGAIIGGAVALLLLFNGRIAGISGITGGLLSAGGRERGWRAAFLGGLLISPWLYAAAAALPSGEIAAGSGWLAVAGLLVGVGTRLCSGCTSGHGVCGVARLAPRSLAATAVFMLLGFTTVWLMRHLLGG; the protein is encoded by the coding sequence ATGACCATTGACTGGCAACACTTCACGCCTTATTCCGCGTTGGCAGGCGGGGCCATCATCGGCGGTGCGGTAGCGCTGCTGTTGCTGTTCAACGGTCGGATCGCCGGCATCAGCGGCATTACCGGCGGCTTATTGAGCGCGGGCGGCCGGGAGCGGGGCTGGCGCGCCGCATTTCTTGGCGGGTTGCTGATTTCCCCCTGGTTGTATGCTGCGGCGGCGGCTTTGCCTTCTGGTGAGATCGCGGCCGGCAGCGGCTGGCTGGCGGTTGCGGGGCTGTTGGTGGGGGTGGGTACCCGATTGTGCAGCGGCTGCACCAGTGGGCACGGCGTGTGCGGCGTCGCGCGGTTGGCGCCACGATCGTTGGCCGCCACGGCGGTATTTATGCTGCTGGGTTTCACGACCGTGTGGCTGATGCGCCACCTGCTGGGAGGTTGA
- a CDS encoding VOC family protein has product MSIAKAVLRIARPTDRLQEIATLYCRGLGFERLGEFVDHQGFDGIMIGHPRHAYHLEFTQHRGVRVGQAPTQDHLLVFYLPQENEWRAGCERMRAAGFLSVAAYNPYWDRAGQTFEDPDGYRVVLQHQVWQA; this is encoded by the coding sequence ATGTCGATAGCTAAAGCGGTATTGCGCATCGCGCGCCCGACCGATCGGCTGCAAGAGATTGCTACGCTGTATTGCCGTGGGTTGGGGTTTGAAAGGCTGGGCGAGTTTGTCGATCATCAGGGCTTTGACGGCATTATGATCGGGCATCCGCGGCATGCCTACCATCTGGAGTTCACGCAGCATCGCGGGGTACGGGTCGGACAGGCGCCGACGCAGGATCATCTGCTGGTGTTTTATCTGCCGCAAGAGAACGAATGGCGGGCCGGGTGTGAGCGGATGCGGGCGGCGGGATTCTTATCGGTCGCCGCCTATAATCCCTATTGGGATCGGGCGGGGCAAACTTTTGAAGATCCTGATGGCTATCGGGTGGTATTGCAACATCAGGTTTGGCAGGCATAA
- a CDS encoding helix-turn-helix transcriptional regulator, with translation MLLFHDVLPVDQPVRPLAKDYRHGDSEPDHYHNCAQLIHSLSGVVQVTTRLGSWVVPPGRGVWVPAKMVHSLRITGQVAARTLFVDPLARADLPAQCQVVQVSPLLRELIICAMEIAPGYPSGGRDERVMELILDELRMLPILPLHLPEPREASLLALCRHIQATLAQPWTLEQAADRLSVSGRTLSRRFQRETGLHFSDWVRRARLLAALNALATGRSVLEVALDLGYDSPSAFSAMFRRLLGVAPSDYFSRTAPTPDIARRR, from the coding sequence ATGCTGTTGTTTCACGACGTTCTGCCGGTCGATCAACCCGTTCGGCCGTTGGCCAAAGATTATCGCCACGGCGACAGCGAGCCGGATCACTATCACAACTGCGCGCAGCTGATTCACAGCCTGAGCGGCGTGGTGCAGGTTACTACCCGCCTCGGCAGCTGGGTTGTGCCGCCCGGCCGCGGCGTCTGGGTACCGGCGAAAATGGTGCACAGCCTGCGTATCACCGGCCAGGTGGCGGCCAGGACGCTATTCGTCGATCCGCTGGCGCGCGCCGATCTGCCGGCCCAATGCCAGGTGGTGCAGGTTTCGCCGCTGCTGCGCGAACTGATTATCTGTGCGATGGAGATTGCGCCCGGCTACCCAAGCGGCGGGCGCGATGAGCGCGTGATGGAACTGATTCTGGATGAATTGAGGATGCTGCCGATCCTGCCGCTGCACCTGCCGGAACCTCGCGAAGCCTCGCTGCTCGCCCTGTGCCGCCATATTCAGGCTACGCTGGCGCAGCCCTGGACGCTGGAACAGGCAGCCGATCGCCTTAGCGTCAGCGGACGCACCCTGTCGCGGCGCTTCCAGCGAGAAACCGGGCTGCATTTTAGCGATTGGGTGCGGCGCGCCCGTTTGCTGGCGGCGTTGAACGCGCTGGCGACCGGCCGCTCGGTGTTGGAAGTGGCGCTGGATCTTGGCTATGACAGCCCCAGCGCATTCAGCGCCATGTTCCGCCGGTTATTGGGGGTCGCGCCCAGCGACTATTTCAGCCGAACCGCGCCGACGCCAGATATCGCCCGGCGACGTTGA
- a CDS encoding peptide MFS transporter: MQSSVNKSESRTFFGHPYPLGSLFFTEMWERFSFYGIRPLLILFMAATVYDGGLGLARENASAIVGIFAGSMYLAALPGGWLADNWLGQRKAVWYGSILIALGHLSIALSAVMGTNLFFIGLMFIVLGSGLFKTCISVMVGTLYKKGDARRDGGFSLFYMGINIGSFIAPLISGWLIKSHGWHWGFGIGGIGMLVALVIFRVFAVPAMKRYDREVGLDSTWNSPVTKKKGVGAWLLALAAILVAVIVLIAQGTIVINPVEVASVLVYVIAASVTLYFIYLFAFAGLSRKERARLLVCFILLISAAFFWSAFEQKPTSFNLFANDYTNRMVGGFEIPAVWFQSINALFIILLAPVFSWAWPALARNNVRPSSITKFVIGILCAAGGFGLMMLAAQNVLSNGGAGVSPMWLVGSILMLTLGELCLSPIGLATMTLLAPERMRGQMMGLWFCASALGNLAAGLIGGHVKADQLDMLPDLFARCSVALLICAAVLIVLIVPIRRMLENTQSKSTQKPATNA, translated from the coding sequence ATGCAATCCTCTGTCAATAAGTCAGAAAGCCGGACCTTCTTCGGCCATCCCTATCCGCTGGGTTCTCTGTTCTTCACCGAAATGTGGGAACGCTTTTCGTTCTACGGCATCCGTCCGCTGCTGATCCTGTTTATGGCCGCCACCGTGTACGACGGCGGCCTGGGTCTGGCGCGTGAGAACGCGTCGGCTATCGTCGGCATTTTCGCCGGCAGCATGTACCTGGCGGCGCTGCCGGGTGGCTGGCTGGCGGACAACTGGCTCGGCCAGCGCAAGGCCGTTTGGTACGGTTCGATCCTGATCGCCCTCGGCCACCTGTCGATCGCCCTGTCCGCGGTGATGGGTACCAACCTGTTCTTCATCGGCCTGATGTTCATCGTGCTCGGTTCCGGCCTGTTCAAGACCTGTATCTCGGTGATGGTCGGCACGCTGTACAAGAAAGGCGATGCGCGCCGTGACGGCGGTTTCTCGCTGTTCTATATGGGCATCAACATCGGTTCCTTTATCGCTCCGCTGATCTCCGGCTGGCTGATCAAGTCACACGGTTGGCACTGGGGCTTCGGCATCGGCGGTATCGGGATGCTGGTAGCGCTGGTGATCTTCCGGGTATTTGCCGTACCGGCGATGAAACGCTATGACCGCGAAGTGGGCCTGGACTCTACCTGGAACAGCCCGGTCACAAAGAAAAAAGGCGTCGGCGCCTGGTTACTGGCATTGGCGGCCATCCTGGTGGCAGTCATCGTACTGATCGCCCAAGGCACCATCGTGATCAACCCGGTTGAGGTAGCCAGCGTGCTGGTATACGTGATCGCCGCGTCGGTCACCCTGTATTTCATCTACCTGTTCGCCTTTGCCGGTCTGAGCCGCAAAGAGCGCGCACGTCTGCTGGTGTGCTTCATCCTGCTGATCTCCGCCGCGTTCTTCTGGTCGGCGTTTGAACAGAAACCGACCTCGTTCAACCTGTTCGCCAACGATTACACCAATCGCATGGTCGGCGGCTTCGAGATCCCGGCGGTGTGGTTCCAGTCGATCAACGCCCTGTTCATCATCCTGCTGGCGCCGGTCTTCAGTTGGGCTTGGCCTGCGCTGGCACGTAATAACGTGCGCCCGAGCAGCATCACCAAGTTTGTGATCGGTATCCTGTGCGCCGCCGGCGGTTTCGGCCTGATGATGCTGGCCGCGCAAAATGTGCTGAGCAACGGCGGCGCCGGCGTATCGCCGATGTGGCTGGTGGGCAGTATCCTGATGCTGACGCTGGGTGAACTGTGTCTGAGCCCGATCGGCTTGGCCACCATGACGCTGCTGGCGCCTGAGAGAATGCGCGGTCAGATGATGGGGCTGTGGTTCTGCGCCAGCGCGTTGGGCAACCTGGCAGCCGGCCTGATCGGCGGCCACGTCAAGGCCGACCAACTGGACATGCTGCCGGATCTGTTCGCTCGCTGCTCAGTAGCATTGCTGATCTGCGCCGCCGTGCTGATCGTGCTGATCGTGCCGATTCGCCGCATGCTGGAAAATACCCAGTCCAAGAGCACACAAAAACCGGCGACCAACGCCTGA
- a CDS encoding GNAT family N-acetyltransferase — MIIRRARPTDYPAILQLQGKNVPEALDERQKRQGFIVSRMNEAQLTAINRGIGILVAKQEGQLAGFVCLMPADVQPRPPVVDAMLATLATQSFAGRALTEQRVFLYGPVCLDAAWRGKGVLKRLYAAVKAHTSHDYDVGALFIDDDNPHSLAAHVQGLGMTALAPFHCGQKGYQLVVFATR; from the coding sequence ATGATTATCCGCCGGGCCCGCCCTACCGACTACCCCGCCATTTTGCAACTGCAGGGGAAAAACGTGCCGGAAGCGCTCGACGAGCGCCAAAAACGACAGGGATTTATCGTATCGCGCATGAATGAGGCGCAGCTGACGGCGATCAACCGCGGCATCGGCATACTAGTAGCCAAACAGGAGGGCCAACTGGCCGGGTTCGTTTGCCTGATGCCCGCCGACGTGCAACCGCGGCCGCCGGTGGTGGATGCGATGCTGGCGACGCTCGCCACGCAGTCATTCGCCGGGCGGGCGCTGACTGAGCAGCGGGTGTTTCTCTACGGCCCGGTTTGCCTCGACGCAGCCTGGCGCGGCAAAGGCGTGCTGAAACGCCTCTACGCCGCCGTAAAAGCGCACACCAGTCATGACTACGACGTGGGCGCGCTGTTTATCGACGACGACAATCCGCATTCGTTGGCCGCCCACGTGCAAGGGTTGGGCATGACGGCGCTGGCGCCTTTCCATTGTGGGCAGAAAGGCTATCAGCTGGTGGTGTTCGCCACCCGCTGA
- a CDS encoding MysB family protein, which yields MSLYATLEEAIEAAREEFIDTAEGSGDDEPPVPQQFNLQKYVMQDGDTMWQAEFFEEEGEAVECLPLRSGAAAQAIFDGDYDEVEITAEWIDENTLYEWEEGDFQLEPPLDTEEGQAAADEWDER from the coding sequence ATGAGCCTGTATGCAACCCTGGAAGAAGCCATCGAGGCCGCACGTGAAGAGTTTATCGACACTGCCGAAGGCAGCGGCGATGACGAACCGCCGGTGCCGCAGCAGTTCAATCTGCAAAAGTACGTGATGCAGGATGGCGACACGATGTGGCAGGCCGAATTCTTCGAAGAAGAAGGCGAAGCGGTGGAATGCCTGCCGCTGCGTAGCGGTGCGGCGGCGCAGGCGATATTCGACGGTGACTACGACGAGGTGGAGATCACCGCCGAGTGGATAGACGAAAATACCCTGTACGAATGGGAAGAAGGCGACTTCCAGCTCGAGCCGCCGCTGGATACCGAAGAAGGCCAGGCCGCAGCTGATGAATGGGATGAACGTTAA
- a CDS encoding YceK/YidQ family lipoprotein produces MVLTGCGSIISRTVPGAGHGHQYYPGVQWDLRDTPWRYVTVIDVPLSMVVDTFMLPFDAQHGPYE; encoded by the coding sequence ATGGTCTTAACCGGTTGCGGCAGCATCATCAGCCGCACCGTGCCCGGCGCGGGGCATGGCCACCAGTACTATCCCGGCGTGCAGTGGGATTTGCGCGATACGCCCTGGCGTTACGTCACGGTGATAGATGTGCCGCTGTCGATGGTGGTGGACACCTTTATGCTGCCGTTCGATGCGCAGCACGGCCCCTATGAATAA
- the mdoH gene encoding glucans biosynthesis glucosyltransferase MdoH, translated as MNKPTQPAQDYLAALPLTAEWSEALNPQTADDAQALEALHRQMGAADANVNSLSADDVALASVKPRIESAWPDAVSDDDFDTDAEGRAILKATPPIKRTTMFPEAWRTNPVARFWDSLLGRSPHNRHATKEEAEAENRWRVVGSMRRYVLLVLMLVQTGIATWYMKTILPYQGWALIDPIAMLDQDLMQSVLQLLPYVLQTGILILFAVLFCWVSAGFWTALMGFLQLLIGKDKYSISSTIKGDEPINPAHRTALIMPICNEDVERVFAGLRATYESVAATGQLEHFDIYVLSDSYDPDICVAEQKAWMELCRDVDGHGRIFYRRRRRRVKRKSGNIDDFCRRWGGEYSYMVILDADSVMSGECLTGLVRLMEANPNAGIIQSAPKASGMDTLYARVQQFATRVYGPLFTAGLHFWQLGESHYWGHNAIIRVKPFIEHCALAPLPGEGSFAGSILSHDFVEAALMRRAGWGVWIAYDLPGSYEELPPNLLDELKRDRRWCHGNLMNFRLFLVKGMHPVHRAVFLTGVMSYLSAPLWFMFLALSTALQVVHTLMEPQYFLQPRQLFPVWPQWRPELAIALFSTTLVLLFLPKLLSIVLIWAKGAKEYGGAFRLFISMLMEMLFSVLLAPVRMLFHTVFVVSAFLGWEVVWNSPQRDDDDTPWGEAFRRHGSQMLLGLVWAGGMAWLDLRFLWWLSPIVFSLILSPFVSVLSSRATLGMKSKRAKLFLIPEEYNPPRELLATEEYLHLNRNRALTNGFMHAVVNPSFNALATALATARHHLRATLDRNREERVNEALQLGPEKLVKGKRLELLSDPVTLARLHQRVWLLPEGAAWREHYQQLPHNPLAHPTGRR; from the coding sequence ATGAATAAGCCTACTCAACCCGCCCAGGATTATCTTGCGGCGCTGCCTCTGACCGCTGAGTGGTCGGAGGCGCTCAACCCTCAAACGGCGGATGACGCTCAGGCACTGGAGGCGCTCCATCGGCAGATGGGCGCCGCCGACGCCAACGTCAATAGCCTGTCGGCGGATGACGTGGCGCTGGCCTCGGTCAAACCGCGTATCGAAAGCGCCTGGCCGGATGCGGTCAGCGATGACGACTTTGACACCGACGCCGAAGGGCGCGCCATTCTGAAGGCGACGCCGCCGATCAAACGAACCACCATGTTCCCGGAAGCCTGGCGCACCAACCCGGTGGCACGCTTCTGGGACTCTCTGCTGGGACGTTCGCCGCACAATCGGCACGCCACCAAAGAGGAGGCCGAGGCCGAGAACCGCTGGCGCGTTGTCGGCTCCATGCGCCGCTATGTGCTGCTGGTGCTGATGCTGGTGCAGACCGGCATCGCCACCTGGTACATGAAAACCATCTTGCCTTATCAGGGCTGGGCGCTGATCGATCCTATCGCCATGCTGGATCAGGATCTGATGCAGTCGGTGCTGCAGCTGCTGCCGTATGTGCTGCAAACCGGTATCCTGATCCTGTTCGCCGTGCTGTTCTGCTGGGTCTCGGCCGGTTTCTGGACCGCGCTGATGGGCTTCCTGCAGCTGCTGATCGGCAAAGACAAATACAGCATTTCCTCCACCATCAAGGGCGATGAGCCGATCAACCCGGCGCACCGCACCGCGCTGATCATGCCTATCTGTAACGAAGACGTCGAACGCGTGTTCGCCGGCCTGCGTGCGACCTATGAGTCCGTCGCTGCGACCGGTCAACTGGAACACTTCGATATCTACGTGCTGAGCGACAGCTACGATCCGGACATCTGCGTGGCGGAGCAAAAGGCGTGGATGGAGCTGTGCCGCGATGTCGACGGCCACGGCCGCATCTTCTATCGCCGCCGCCGCCGCCGCGTAAAACGCAAGAGCGGCAACATCGACGACTTCTGCCGCCGTTGGGGCGGTGAATACAGCTACATGGTGATCCTGGACGCCGACAGCGTGATGAGCGGCGAATGCCTCACCGGGCTGGTGCGCCTGATGGAAGCCAACCCGAACGCCGGCATCATCCAGTCCGCGCCGAAGGCGTCCGGTATGGATACCCTGTATGCGCGCGTGCAGCAGTTCGCTACCCGCGTTTACGGACCATTGTTCACCGCCGGCCTGCATTTCTGGCAGCTGGGCGAGTCACATTACTGGGGCCATAACGCCATCATCCGCGTGAAGCCGTTTATCGAGCACTGTGCGCTGGCGCCGCTGCCGGGCGAGGGCTCCTTCGCTGGTTCAATCTTGTCGCACGACTTCGTTGAAGCGGCGCTGATGCGCCGCGCCGGCTGGGGCGTGTGGATCGCTTACGATCTGCCGGGCAGTTACGAAGAGCTGCCGCCAAACCTACTGGACGAGCTGAAACGCGACCGTCGCTGGTGTCACGGCAACCTGATGAACTTCCGCCTGTTCCTGGTGAAAGGCATGCACCCGGTGCACCGCGCGGTGTTCCTCACCGGCGTGATGTCCTACCTGTCGGCGCCGCTGTGGTTCATGTTCCTGGCGCTCTCCACCGCGTTGCAGGTGGTGCACACCCTGATGGAGCCACAATACTTCCTGCAGCCGCGGCAGCTGTTCCCGGTCTGGCCGCAGTGGCGGCCCGAGCTGGCGATAGCGCTGTTCTCCACCACGCTGGTATTGCTGTTCCTGCCGAAGCTGCTCAGCATCGTGCTGATCTGGGCCAAGGGGGCGAAAGAGTACGGCGGCGCGTTTCGTCTGTTCATTTCGATGCTGATGGAAATGCTGTTCTCGGTGCTGCTGGCGCCGGTGCGCATGCTGTTCCATACCGTGTTCGTAGTGAGTGCTTTCCTCGGTTGGGAAGTGGTGTGGAATTCACCGCAGCGTGACGATGACGATACGCCTTGGGGCGAAGCGTTCCGCCGCCATGGCTCGCAGATGTTACTGGGCCTGGTGTGGGCCGGCGGCATGGCGTGGCTGGATCTGCGCTTCCTGTGGTGGCTGTCGCCGATCGTGTTCTCGCTGATCCTGTCGCCGTTCGTGTCGGTGCTGTCGAGCCGCGCGACGCTGGGCATGAAGAGCAAACGCGCCAAGCTGTTCCTGATCCCGGAAGAGTACAACCCGCCGCGCGAGTTGCTGGCGACGGAAGAGTACCTGCATCTCAACCGCAACCGCGCGTTGACCAACGGCTTTATGCACGCGGTGGTCAACCCGTCCTTTAACGCGCTGGCGACGGCGTTGGCGACGGCGCGTCACCATCTGCGCGCTACCCTCGATCGCAACCGCGAGGAGCGAGTGAACGAAGCGCTGCAGCTGGGGCCGGAGAAACTGGTGAAGGGCAAACGTCTGGAGCTGCTGAGCGATCCGGTCACGCTGGCTCGTCTGCACCAGCGCGTCTGGCTGTTGCCGGAAGGCGCCGCCTGGCGTGAGCACTATCAGCAGTTGCCGCACAACCCGCTGGCACACCCAACGGGCCGACGTTAA
- the mdtG gene encoding multidrug efflux MFS transporter MdtG, whose product MASAAEPVNWKRNLFVAWVGCFLTGAAFSLVMPFLPLYVETLGVTGHQALNMWSGLLFSITFLFSAIAAPFWGALADRRGRKLMLLRSALGMAIVMVLMGMAQTVWQFLALRAVLGLLGGFIPNANALIATQVPRNRSGWALGTLSTGGVGGALIGPLIGGLLADLYGLRPVFYITAAVLFVCFVLTLLYVKEQFTPVQKRDMLHARQVFASLKNPKLVLSLFVTTMIIQIATGSIAPILTLYVRDLAGATHNLAFISGLIASVPGIAALMSAPRLGKLGDRIGPERILVCMLIFSVLLLIPMAFVQTPWQLGVLRFLLGAADGALLPAVQTLLIYNCTNQVAGRIFSYNQSFRDVGNVTGPLLGAAVSAGYGFRAVFCVTALVVLFNAGYSWWCLRRRPGYMREDTLQEEQ is encoded by the coding sequence ATGGCTTCGGCAGCAGAACCCGTTAACTGGAAACGCAACCTTTTCGTCGCCTGGGTAGGATGTTTTCTCACCGGCGCCGCCTTCAGCCTGGTAATGCCGTTTTTGCCGCTGTACGTAGAGACGCTGGGTGTAACCGGCCATCAGGCGCTCAATATGTGGTCCGGTCTGCTGTTCAGCATTACCTTTCTGTTTTCCGCTATCGCCGCGCCGTTCTGGGGCGCCCTGGCCGACCGACGCGGCCGTAAACTGATGTTGCTGCGCTCAGCGCTGGGCATGGCGATCGTCATGGTGCTGATGGGCATGGCGCAAACGGTCTGGCAGTTTCTCGCTCTGCGAGCGGTGCTGGGCCTGCTCGGCGGGTTCATACCCAACGCCAACGCGCTGATCGCCACCCAGGTGCCACGCAACCGCAGCGGCTGGGCGCTCGGCACCCTGTCTACCGGTGGCGTAGGCGGTGCGCTGATTGGCCCGCTAATCGGCGGCCTGCTGGCCGATCTGTACGGCCTGCGCCCGGTGTTTTACATCACCGCTGCGGTGCTGTTCGTTTGCTTCGTGCTGACGCTGCTGTATGTCAAAGAGCAATTCACCCCGGTGCAAAAACGCGACATGTTGCACGCACGGCAAGTGTTCGCCTCGCTGAAAAACCCGAAACTGGTGCTCAGCCTGTTCGTCACCACCATGATCATTCAGATCGCCACCGGCTCGATTGCACCAATCCTGACGCTGTATGTGCGCGATCTGGCCGGCGCCACCCATAACCTGGCGTTTATCAGCGGGCTGATCGCCTCTGTACCCGGCATCGCGGCATTGATGAGCGCCCCCCGGCTGGGCAAGCTGGGCGATCGCATCGGCCCGGAGCGTATTCTGGTATGTATGCTGATTTTTTCGGTGCTGCTGCTGATCCCGATGGCGTTCGTGCAAACGCCGTGGCAGCTCGGCGTACTGCGTTTCCTGCTGGGGGCGGCCGACGGCGCGCTGCTGCCGGCGGTACAGACGCTGCTGATTTACAACTGCACCAATCAGGTGGCCGGCCGAATTTTCAGCTACAACCAATCGTTCCGCGACGTCGGCAACGTCACCGGCCCGTTGCTTGGCGCCGCGGTCTCCGCCGGCTACGGTTTTCGCGCAGTCTTCTGCGTCACCGCTTTAGTGGTGCTGTTCAATGCCGGTTATTCTTGGTGGTGCCTGCGGCGGCGGCCGGGCTACATGCGGGAAGATACGCTGCAGGAAGAACAATAG
- the leuA gene encoding 2-isopropylmalate synthase encodes MLIDPSSKYRPFPPVTLPDRQWPSRILRQAPRWCSSDLRDGNQALAEPMDNARKREFYQLLLQCGFKEIEVAFPSASQTDFDFVRTLIDEQLIPHDVSIQVLTHSRDDLIDRTFEALQGAPRAIVHLYNATAPMFRDIVFRQDKAATVALAVNGARRIRRHCEAQPDTAWCFEYSPETFCFTELEFALEICEAVAEIWQPGPQRPMIINLPATVEVSTPNVYADQIEWFCRHFSRRADVVISVHPHNDRGTGVACAELALLAGADRVEGCLFGNGERTGNVDLVTLALNLYTQGVAPGLDFSRLKQVVEVVELCNQLPVHPRHPYAGELVFTAFSGSHQDAIKKGFAAQLQRQDGWWQVPYLPLDPADVGCSYEAVIRVNSQSGKSGAAWLLEQNHGLALPRGLQIDFSQVVQRATDGSGKEMSGAQLWRLFRDTYGLVEQPRLQLLSYQTESHGAEAYSFNARVAFEGEPLRLQGAGNGLLSSAVDALRQRFGLPLAIEDYHEHTLGHQSDSRAVAYIRCTLPQGEATYGVGIDVDSASASLQALFNVAGRYLASARFG; translated from the coding sequence ATGTTAATCGACCCTTCAAGCAAATACCGACCGTTCCCGCCGGTGACGTTACCGGACCGCCAGTGGCCTTCGCGTATCCTGCGGCAGGCGCCGCGCTGGTGCTCCAGCGATCTGCGCGACGGCAACCAGGCGCTGGCGGAGCCGATGGATAACGCGCGTAAACGCGAATTCTATCAGCTGCTGTTGCAGTGCGGTTTCAAAGAGATCGAAGTGGCTTTCCCTTCGGCGTCGCAAACGGACTTCGATTTTGTGCGCACGCTGATTGACGAGCAACTGATCCCGCACGACGTCAGTATTCAGGTGCTGACGCATTCGCGCGACGATCTGATCGATCGCACCTTCGAGGCGCTGCAGGGAGCGCCGCGGGCTATCGTGCACCTGTACAATGCCACAGCGCCGATGTTTCGCGACATCGTGTTCCGCCAGGATAAGGCCGCAACCGTGGCGCTGGCGGTAAACGGCGCGCGGCGCATTCGCCGGCATTGCGAGGCGCAACCCGATACCGCCTGGTGCTTCGAGTATTCACCGGAAACCTTCTGCTTTACCGAATTAGAGTTCGCGCTGGAGATCTGCGAAGCGGTGGCGGAGATTTGGCAACCGGGGCCGCAGCGGCCGATGATCATTAACCTGCCGGCGACGGTGGAGGTGAGCACGCCCAACGTGTATGCCGATCAGATTGAGTGGTTCTGTCGCCATTTCAGCCGTCGCGCCGATGTGGTTATCAGCGTGCATCCGCATAACGATCGCGGCACCGGCGTGGCCTGTGCGGAACTGGCGCTGTTGGCTGGCGCCGATCGGGTCGAAGGCTGCCTGTTCGGTAACGGAGAGCGTACCGGCAACGTCGATCTGGTCACGCTGGCGTTGAATCTCTATACCCAGGGCGTAGCGCCTGGCCTGGATTTCAGCCGCCTGAAGCAGGTGGTGGAGGTGGTGGAGTTGTGCAATCAGCTGCCGGTGCATCCTCGCCATCCTTACGCCGGCGAGTTGGTGTTTACCGCCTTCTCCGGTTCGCATCAGGATGCGATCAAAAAAGGCTTCGCCGCTCAACTGCAGCGGCAGGACGGTTGGTGGCAGGTACCTTATTTGCCGCTCGATCCCGCCGATGTCGGCTGCAGCTATGAGGCGGTGATCCGGGTCAACAGCCAGTCCGGTAAAAGCGGGGCTGCCTGGTTACTGGAACAAAATCATGGGCTGGCGTTGCCGCGTGGTCTGCAGATTGATTTCAGCCAGGTGGTGCAGCGTGCGACCGACGGTAGCGGGAAGGAAATGAGCGGCGCACAGCTGTGGCGCTTATTCCGCGACACTTACGGGTTGGTTGAGCAGCCGCGTCTGCAACTGCTGAGCTACCAGACGGAAAGTCACGGCGCGGAGGCCTACAGCTTCAACGCGCGAGTCGCCTTTGAGGGAGAGCCGCTGCGCCTGCAGGGCGCCGGCAACGGTCTGCTTTCCAGCGCGGTGGATGCGCTGCGCCAGCGCTTCGGTTTACCGTTGGCGATCGAGGATTACCACGAGCACACGCTGGGGCATCAGAGCGACAGCCGGGCGGTGGCCTATATCCGCTGTACGCTGCCGCAAGGCGAGGCGACCTACGGCGTTGGTATCGACGTTGACTCCGCCAGCGCTTCGCTGCAGGCGCTGTTCAACGTCGCCGGGCGATATCTGGCGTCGGCGCGGTTCGGCTGA
- a CDS encoding YeeE/YedE family protein — protein sequence MLKSLLALLSGVIFGLGLIVAGMANPAKVLAFLDIAGRWDPSLALVMVGAIAVAAPAFIWARRRERSLLGEPLQIPAAERVDRRLLAGSALFGIGWGIAGICPGPAWVLAGAEIQRVWPFLLAMLAGMALYEIIMRRKRSCR from the coding sequence ATGCTTAAATCCCTGTTGGCACTGTTGAGCGGCGTGATTTTCGGTCTGGGACTGATCGTCGCCGGCATGGCTAATCCTGCTAAGGTGCTGGCGTTTCTCGATATTGCCGGCCGGTGGGACCCTTCGCTGGCGTTGGTGATGGTTGGGGCGATTGCGGTGGCGGCACCAGCCTTTATATGGGCGCGGCGACGCGAGCGGAGCCTGTTGGGGGAACCGCTGCAGATCCCGGCTGCTGAGCGTGTGGATCGCCGTTTGCTGGCGGGCAGCGCGCTGTTCGGCATCGGCTGGGGCATCGCGGGCATTTGTCCTGGCCCAGCCTGGGTATTGGCGGGGGCGGAGATACAGCGTGTATGGCCGTTCCTGCTGGCGATGCTGGCGGGCATGGCGCTGTATGAGATTATCATGAGGAGGAAGCGTTCATGTCGATAG